One stretch of Fictibacillus sp. b24 DNA includes these proteins:
- the trmD gene encoding tRNA (guanosine(37)-N1)-methyltransferase TrmD codes for MKIDVLSLFPDMFSGVFGQSILKKAQEKSAVKFQVIDFREFSTNKHRNVDDYPYGGGAGMVLTPQPLFDAVERLSNQSQAKPRIILLCPQGERFSQRKAEELAKEDHLIFLCGHYEGYDERVREYLVTDEISIGDYVLTGGELGAMVVIDAVTRLLPGVLGKEESHLQDSFSTGLLEHPQYTRPADFRGMKVPDVLLSGNHKNIENWRKKESLKRTYNRRPDLLENKELSKEEEKWLQDIKDNKTT; via the coding sequence ATGAAGATTGATGTTCTTAGCCTTTTCCCTGATATGTTTTCAGGTGTTTTTGGGCAGTCCATCCTAAAAAAAGCTCAAGAAAAAAGTGCGGTCAAGTTTCAGGTCATCGATTTCCGTGAGTTTTCAACCAACAAGCATAGGAATGTCGATGATTACCCATATGGCGGCGGAGCAGGGATGGTATTAACTCCTCAGCCGTTATTTGATGCAGTAGAACGATTATCAAATCAATCACAAGCAAAACCGAGAATCATTTTGCTTTGTCCACAAGGAGAGCGTTTCTCTCAACGTAAAGCAGAAGAACTTGCTAAAGAAGATCATCTCATTTTCCTTTGCGGTCATTATGAAGGCTATGACGAACGTGTGAGAGAGTACTTGGTAACAGATGAGATTTCGATAGGTGATTATGTTTTGACCGGCGGAGAGCTGGGAGCGATGGTCGTGATCGATGCTGTTACGAGACTGCTTCCAGGTGTGCTTGGGAAAGAAGAGTCACATCTACAAGACTCATTTAGCACGGGTCTATTAGAACACCCTCAATACACAAGGCCGGCTGATTTTAGAGGCATGAAGGTACCAGATGTGCTTTTGTCTGGCAACCATAAAAATATTGAGAATTGGCGTAAAAAAGAGTCTCTAAAAAGAACATATAACAGGCGTCCTGATCTTTTAGAGAACAAGGAACTGTCCAAAGAAGAAGAAAAGTGGCTCCAAGACATAAAAGATAATAAAACAACTTGA
- the sucD gene encoding succinate--CoA ligase subunit alpha: MSIFINKDTKVIVQGITGSVGLFHTKQMLEYGTKIVGGVTPGKGGTEVEGLPVFNTVTDAVKETGANASVIYVPPAFAAEAIIEAVDAELDLAICITEGIPVMDMVKVKRYMEGKKTRLVGPNCPGVITPEECKIGIMPGYIHTKGHVGVVSRSGTLTYEAVHQLTERGIGQSTAVGIGGDPVNGTDFIDVLKAFNEDEDTYAVIMIGEIGGTAEEEAAEWVKANMTKPVVGFIGGQTAPPGKRMGHAGAIISGGKGTADEKIKTMKACGIKVAATPSVMGETLVEALKENDLYDRCVTHKAKA; encoded by the coding sequence ATGAGCATTTTTATTAATAAAGACACAAAAGTCATCGTTCAGGGTATCACAGGTTCCGTAGGACTTTTCCATACAAAACAAATGCTTGAATATGGTACAAAAATCGTAGGCGGAGTTACACCTGGTAAGGGCGGAACTGAAGTTGAAGGACTTCCTGTTTTCAACACAGTTACGGATGCTGTTAAAGAAACTGGAGCTAACGCTTCTGTTATTTATGTACCACCAGCATTTGCTGCAGAAGCAATTATCGAGGCTGTTGACGCAGAACTTGACCTAGCTATCTGTATTACAGAAGGCATCCCAGTAATGGATATGGTAAAAGTAAAGCGTTACATGGAAGGCAAAAAGACGCGCTTAGTCGGACCGAACTGCCCAGGGGTAATCACTCCTGAAGAGTGCAAAATTGGTATCATGCCTGGATATATCCATACAAAAGGTCATGTAGGAGTTGTTTCTCGTTCTGGAACATTAACATATGAAGCTGTTCATCAGCTTACAGAGCGTGGAATTGGCCAATCTACAGCAGTAGGGATCGGTGGAGACCCAGTTAACGGAACAGACTTCATTGACGTTCTGAAGGCATTTAACGAAGATGAGGACACATATGCTGTAATCATGATCGGAGAAATTGGCGGTACTGCTGAAGAGGAAGCTGCAGAGTGGGTAAAAGCCAACATGACAAAGCCTGTTGTAGGCTTTATCGGCGGACAAACAGCACCTCCTGGGAAGCGTATGGGCCATGCTGGTGCGATTATCTCTGGCGGTAAAGGTACTGCAGACGAGAAAATCAAAACAATGAAAGCTTGCGGAATTAAAGTTGCAGCAACACCTTCTGTAATGGGTGAAACTTTAGTAGAAGCATTAAAAGAAAACGATTTATACGATCGTTGTGTAACACATAAAGCAAAAGCTTAA
- the rpsP gene encoding 30S ribosomal protein S16 — translation MAVKIRLKRMGAKRAPFYRVVVADSRSPRDGRFIEEIGTYNPVANPAEVKINEEKALEWMTNGAKPSDTVRNLFSKAGLMEKFHNAKNQK, via the coding sequence ATGGCAGTAAAAATTCGTTTAAAGCGTATGGGTGCTAAAAGAGCTCCTTTTTATCGTGTAGTAGTAGCAGATTCTCGTTCTCCTCGTGATGGACGTTTCATCGAAGAGATCGGAACTTACAACCCAGTTGCTAACCCAGCTGAAGTTAAAATTAATGAAGAAAAAGCTCTTGAGTGGATGACAAACGGTGCGAAGCCATCTGACACAGTTCGCAACCTATTCTCAAAAGCTGGTCTTATGGAGAAATTCCATAACGCTAAAAACCAAAAATAA
- a CDS encoding putative DNA-binding protein, with translation MLDKTMRINYLFDFYQSLLTPKQMNYMGLYYLDDYSLGEIAEQYNVSRQAVYDNIKRTEAMLEEYEEKLGLFAKFQEREQLLSSLRELLKTEPDNVIAIIDRLENME, from the coding sequence ATGCTCGATAAAACAATGAGAATTAATTATCTATTTGATTTTTATCAATCATTATTAACCCCTAAACAAATGAACTACATGGGTTTATACTATTTGGACGATTATTCTCTCGGTGAAATTGCTGAACAATATAATGTCAGCCGCCAGGCCGTTTATGATAATATTAAACGGACAGAGGCGATGCTGGAAGAATATGAAGAAAAGTTAGGGCTTTTTGCAAAGTTTCAGGAACGTGAACAGTTGCTGTCATCTTTAAGAGAGCTTCTGAAAACTGAACCTGATAACGTAATTGCAATTATCGATCGCCTTGAAAATATGGAATAG
- the rplS gene encoding 50S ribosomal protein L19 has translation MQQLIADLAKDQLKSDLPKFRSGDTVRVHVKVIEGTRERIQLFEGVVIKKRGSGISETFTVRKISYGVGVERAFPVHSPKIANLEVVRRGKVRRAKLYYLRALRGKAARIKEIR, from the coding sequence ATGCAACAGCTTATTGCAGATCTAGCGAAAGATCAATTAAAATCAGATTTACCAAAATTCCGTTCAGGTGACACTGTTCGTGTACACGTGAAAGTAATCGAGGGTACTCGTGAGCGTATTCAGCTTTTTGAAGGTGTAGTTATCAAGAAGCGTGGATCAGGAATTTCTGAAACGTTTACTGTTCGTAAAATTTCTTATGGTGTAGGAGTGGAGCGTGCGTTCCCTGTACATTCACCTAAGATTGCGAACCTTGAAGTAGTTCGTCGTGGTAAAGTTCGCCGTGCGAAGTTATACTACCTGCGTGCACTTCGTGGTAAAGCAGCTCGTATTAAAGAAATTCGCTAA
- the ffh gene encoding signal recognition particle protein, whose amino-acid sequence MAFEGLADRLQNTLQKIRGKGKVNEADVKEMMREVRLALLEADVNFKVVKDFVKKVSERAVGQEVLKSLTPGQQVVKVVNDELTTLMGGEQSKIAVSNRPPTVIMMVGLQGAGKTTTTGKLANHLRKKQNRKPLLAAADIYRPAAIKQLETVGKQLDIPVFQMGDQVSPVKIAESAIAKAKEDHHDYVIIDTAGRLHIDETLMDELKQVKETAKPDEIFLVVDAMTGQDAVNVAQSFNDALGITGVVLTKLDGDTRGGAALSIKAVTGLPIKFVGLGEKMDAIEAFHPDRMASRILGMGDMLTLIEKAQSSVDEEKARDLQKKMRDMSFTFDDFLDQMGQVRNLGPLDEILGMLPGANKMKGLKNVQIDEKQIGHVEAIIRSMTLHEREQPEIINASRKRRIAKGSGRTVQEVNRLIKQFEDMKKMMKQMSGMMNGKKKKGGFKFPFM is encoded by the coding sequence ATGGCATTTGAAGGTTTAGCCGACCGTCTTCAGAATACTTTACAAAAAATTCGTGGAAAAGGGAAAGTAAACGAAGCAGATGTAAAGGAAATGATGAGGGAAGTACGCCTTGCGCTTCTTGAGGCGGACGTTAACTTTAAAGTAGTAAAAGATTTTGTGAAAAAAGTATCTGAACGTGCAGTAGGCCAGGAAGTATTAAAGAGCCTGACGCCTGGGCAGCAAGTCGTTAAAGTTGTTAATGATGAGCTGACGACACTCATGGGCGGGGAACAAAGCAAGATTGCGGTTTCCAATCGTCCTCCTACCGTTATAATGATGGTTGGACTTCAGGGTGCAGGTAAAACAACGACAACAGGAAAGCTTGCGAATCATTTACGGAAGAAGCAGAATCGAAAACCGCTACTGGCTGCAGCTGACATTTACCGTCCTGCTGCAATCAAGCAATTAGAAACAGTAGGTAAACAATTAGATATACCTGTGTTTCAAATGGGTGACCAAGTCAGTCCCGTCAAAATTGCTGAATCAGCCATCGCAAAAGCAAAAGAAGATCATCACGATTATGTCATTATTGATACAGCAGGGCGTTTGCATATTGACGAAACGCTTATGGATGAATTAAAACAGGTGAAAGAAACAGCAAAACCTGATGAGATTTTTCTAGTTGTTGATGCAATGACTGGTCAAGATGCCGTGAATGTTGCTCAAAGTTTTAATGATGCGCTTGGAATCACAGGTGTGGTTTTAACCAAATTGGATGGAGATACACGCGGTGGTGCAGCACTTTCCATTAAAGCTGTAACAGGTCTTCCTATCAAATTTGTGGGTCTAGGTGAAAAGATGGATGCTATTGAGGCGTTTCATCCGGATCGTATGGCATCACGAATTTTAGGAATGGGTGACATGCTGACTTTAATCGAAAAGGCACAGTCTTCAGTCGATGAAGAGAAAGCTCGCGATCTTCAAAAGAAGATGCGTGATATGTCATTCACGTTTGATGATTTTCTCGATCAGATGGGACAAGTTAGAAATCTTGGTCCATTGGATGAAATACTTGGCATGCTTCCGGGCGCGAACAAAATGAAAGGTCTTAAAAACGTACAGATTGATGAAAAACAGATTGGTCACGTTGAAGCCATCATTCGTTCGATGACTCTTCATGAAAGAGAACAGCCTGAAATTATTAATGCCAGCCGTAAGCGCCGTATCGCTAAAGGTAGCGGACGCACGGTACAAGAAGTAAATCGCCTGATCAAACAGTTCGAGGACATGAAGAAAATGATGAAACAAATGTCCGGAATGATGAATGGCAAAAAGAAAAAAGGTGGATTCAAATTCCCTTTTATGTAA
- a CDS encoding ribonuclease HII, translating into MRLSIKEWEQKLKNCEQADIPDLLKVLSDDERQGAKKMVETYTKRLALAEAEQKRLEVMSIYETQCYKNGKTLIAGVDEVGRGPLAGPVVAAAVILPKDYKLTGVNDSKKLSEKKREALYDVIVRDAISYSVNLVQPEKIDEINIYQASKFAMTEAVSSLDVMPDQLLIDAMEVPLAIDQLKIIKGDEKSISIAAASIVAKVTRDRYMMKLDERYPEFGFKSNMGYGTKEHLEALKQFGPTSIHRKSFSPVGELIQITGSE; encoded by the coding sequence ATGAGATTATCTATAAAAGAATGGGAACAAAAATTAAAAAACTGTGAGCAAGCTGATATACCAGACTTGCTGAAGGTACTTTCAGATGATGAAAGACAGGGCGCGAAAAAAATGGTTGAAACCTATACAAAGCGATTAGCACTAGCTGAAGCAGAACAAAAAAGATTAGAAGTTATGTCTATTTACGAAACCCAATGCTATAAAAATGGTAAAACGTTAATTGCAGGCGTTGATGAGGTGGGAAGAGGTCCTTTGGCTGGACCTGTTGTTGCAGCGGCTGTGATTTTACCTAAAGACTATAAACTGACAGGAGTTAATGACTCCAAAAAGCTATCTGAGAAAAAGAGAGAAGCATTGTATGATGTAATTGTAAGAGATGCCATCTCGTACAGTGTAAACTTAGTTCAACCTGAAAAAATTGATGAAATCAATATTTATCAAGCCTCTAAGTTTGCCATGACGGAAGCGGTTAGTTCGTTAGATGTTATGCCTGATCAGCTGCTCATTGATGCAATGGAGGTACCTTTAGCAATAGATCAGTTGAAAATTATTAAGGGCGATGAAAAAAGCATTTCTATCGCGGCAGCTTCAATCGTTGCAAAAGTGACGAGAGACCGCTATATGATGAAATTGGATGAGAGATATCCCGAGTTCGGCTTTAAATCAAATATGGGGTATGGAACAAAGGAACATTTAGAGGCGCTAAAGCAATTTGGCCCAACAAGTATTCACCGAAAATCATTTAGCCCAGTAGGTGAACTTATTCAAATTACAGGAAGTGAGTAA
- a CDS encoding KH domain-containing protein — protein sequence MTELIESIVKALVDHPEEVSVKEVQEGHRLVYQLSVNQTDMGKVIGKQGRVAKAIRTVVNAAGTNQNKRISIEIV from the coding sequence ATGACAGAGTTGATCGAATCGATTGTGAAGGCTCTAGTTGATCACCCAGAAGAAGTTAGCGTCAAAGAGGTTCAAGAAGGGCACCGCCTTGTATACCAATTATCTGTTAACCAGACTGATATGGGGAAAGTGATTGGAAAGCAAGGAAGAGTGGCTAAAGCGATTCGTACTGTTGTGAATGCAGCTGGTACAAATCAAAATAAAAGGATTTCAATCGAAATCGTTTAG
- a CDS encoding small, acid-soluble spore protein, alpha/beta type, producing MPRNKLVVKQSEQLVNQFKEEMAEEFGLYRPAVEKETITPKIIKKHQNEKNK from the coding sequence ATGCCAAGAAATAAATTAGTTGTGAAACAATCTGAACAGCTTGTCAACCAATTTAAAGAAGAGATGGCTGAAGAGTTTGGGTTATATCGCCCTGCAGTAGAAAAAGAAACGATAACACCTAAAATTATAAAAAAACATCAAAACGAGAAAAACAAATGA
- the sucC gene encoding ADP-forming succinate--CoA ligase subunit beta, with translation MNIHEYQGKEILRKYGVAVPNGKVAFTVEEAVEAANELGSTVSVVKAQIHAGGRGKAGGVKVAKNIDEVRTYANEILGKVLVTHQTGPEGKEVKRLLIEEGCDIKKEYYIGLVLDRATSSVVMMGSEEGGTEIEEVAEKTPEKIFKEVIDPAIGLQAFQARRLAYNINIPTELVGKAVKFMLGLYTAFVDKDCSIAEINPLVVTGDGNVMALDAKMNFDSNALYRHKDILEYRDLEEEDAKEIEASKYDLSYISLDGNIGCMVNGAGLAMATMDIIKHYGGDPANFLDVGGGATTEKVTEAFKIILSDQNVKGIFVNIFGGIMKCDIIANGVVEATKQVGLELPLVVRLEGTNVDLGKKILKESGLNITAADSMADGAEKIVALVK, from the coding sequence ATGAATATCCACGAATACCAAGGTAAAGAGATACTTAGAAAATATGGTGTGGCTGTTCCAAACGGGAAAGTAGCATTTACCGTTGAAGAAGCAGTAGAAGCTGCTAATGAACTGGGGAGCACTGTATCTGTCGTAAAAGCACAGATTCATGCAGGTGGCCGCGGTAAAGCAGGTGGCGTGAAAGTTGCCAAAAATATCGATGAAGTGCGTACATACGCGAATGAAATTTTAGGAAAAGTTCTTGTAACTCACCAAACAGGTCCAGAAGGTAAAGAAGTTAAGCGCTTACTTATCGAAGAGGGCTGTGATATTAAAAAGGAATATTACATCGGGCTAGTACTAGATCGTGCTACATCAAGCGTTGTAATGATGGGATCTGAAGAAGGCGGAACTGAAATTGAAGAAGTGGCTGAAAAGACACCTGAAAAAATCTTCAAAGAAGTGATCGATCCTGCTATTGGACTTCAGGCTTTCCAAGCAAGAAGACTTGCATACAACATCAATATCCCAACTGAACTAGTAGGTAAAGCAGTTAAGTTCATGCTTGGACTTTATACAGCTTTCGTTGATAAAGATTGCTCAATCGCTGAAATCAATCCATTAGTTGTAACAGGAGATGGAAACGTTATGGCTCTTGACGCTAAAATGAACTTCGATTCAAACGCATTATATCGTCATAAAGACATCTTAGAATATCGAGATCTTGAAGAAGAAGATGCAAAAGAAATCGAAGCTTCTAAATATGACTTAAGCTACATTTCTCTAGATGGAAATATCGGCTGTATGGTTAATGGTGCTGGTCTTGCAATGGCTACAATGGACATCATCAAGCATTACGGCGGTGATCCCGCTAACTTCCTTGATGTTGGGGGCGGTGCTACAACGGAGAAAGTTACAGAAGCATTCAAGATCATTCTATCTGATCAAAATGTTAAAGGGATCTTTGTTAACATCTTCGGCGGAATCATGAAATGTGACATCATCGCAAACGGTGTTGTTGAAGCAACAAAACAAGTTGGTCTTGAGCTGCCTTTAGTCGTTCGTCTTGAAGGTACGAATGTTGATCTAGGTAAGAAGATCCTTAAAGAATCAGGACTTAATATTACAGCTGCAGATTCAATGGCTGACGGTGCAGAGAAAATCGTCGCTTTAGTTAAGTAA
- a CDS encoding EscU/YscU/HrcU family type III secretion system export apparatus switch protein → MKENNKKEAVALKYNPEESSSPIVIAKGKGETADRIVQRASDYNIPIQEDPSLVHLLSKLDIDQSIPEELFEVVAELFAFIYQLDKEAKKST, encoded by the coding sequence ATGAAAGAAAACAACAAAAAAGAAGCCGTTGCTTTAAAGTATAATCCTGAAGAGTCAAGTTCTCCTATTGTAATCGCTAAAGGAAAAGGTGAAACAGCTGATCGAATCGTTCAAAGAGCTTCAGATTACAACATTCCCATTCAGGAAGATCCTTCCCTAGTCCATTTATTATCTAAATTGGACATAGATCAGAGTATTCCTGAAGAGTTGTTTGAAGTTGTTGCAGAACTCTTTGCTTTTATTTATCAATTGGATAAAGAAGCTAAGAAATCTACATAA
- the dprA gene encoding DNA-processing protein DprA: MDKERLIFLHHCEALTWNQMRSILKVDPHLIEIFSMDVRRLMMSFSLSEQTAKRLYDHMNQKKSTYIMKNLMKHSISAVTVFDDDYPIYLKTIYDPPWVLYGQGDWSTLNQVKMISVVGTRNPSKQGKQALQKVLEPLVKNGWIVISGLAKGIDTFAHELCIRSGSETAAVLGSGIMQVYPKENKELAKQISLQGIVLSEFSPSVTPKRWHFPMRNRIISGLSRATLVAEARTQSGSLITADQALEQGRDVFAIPGSILEECSDGTNFLIQNGAKLVMNADDILNEGF; encoded by the coding sequence TTGGATAAAGAACGCTTAATCTTTCTTCATCATTGCGAAGCACTTACTTGGAATCAGATGAGATCTATTTTAAAAGTTGATCCCCATTTAATTGAAATTTTTTCAATGGACGTTCGCAGATTGATGATGTCGTTTAGTTTAAGTGAACAAACGGCAAAGCGTTTATACGACCACATGAATCAGAAAAAAAGTACATATATAATGAAGAATTTAATGAAACATTCCATTTCTGCTGTAACAGTATTTGACGACGATTATCCCATTTACTTAAAAACAATTTATGATCCTCCATGGGTTCTTTATGGCCAAGGCGATTGGAGTACACTGAATCAGGTTAAAATGATTAGTGTAGTCGGCACTAGAAATCCTAGCAAACAAGGAAAACAAGCTTTGCAAAAAGTACTCGAGCCCTTGGTGAAGAATGGCTGGATCGTAATTAGCGGATTAGCTAAAGGGATTGATACGTTTGCCCACGAGCTTTGTATTCGTAGCGGATCAGAAACTGCAGCAGTTTTGGGATCAGGTATTATGCAGGTTTATCCGAAAGAAAATAAAGAGCTTGCTAAACAGATAAGTTTGCAGGGAATCGTCCTATCAGAGTTCTCTCCATCCGTTACACCAAAACGCTGGCATTTCCCGATGCGTAATCGTATAATTAGCGGTCTCAGCAGGGCAACTCTAGTTGCTGAAGCTCGAACACAAAGCGGTTCGTTAATAACGGCTGATCAAGCATTAGAGCAAGGAAGAGATGTTTTTGCAATTCCAGGATCCATTTTAGAAGAGTGCTCTGACGGTACAAATTTTTTAATACAAAATGGTGCAAAATTAGTTATGAACGCAGATGATATTTTAAATGAAGGATTCTAA
- the rimM gene encoding ribosome maturation factor RimM (Essential for efficient processing of 16S rRNA): MNLYEGRFIVMDKNWLNVGKIVNTHGIRGEVRVISRTDFPEERYKIGNTLYVEMGTEHVPVTIETHRKHKQFDLLTFENLHNINDVERFKGNLLKVPKDQSVSLDEGEFFYHDIIGCSVFTVEGEELGKVKEILSPGANDVWVVKRKGFGSDILIPYIPSVVKTVDIKEAKIIIEPLEGLF; this comes from the coding sequence ATGAATTTGTACGAAGGTAGGTTTATCGTTATGGATAAAAATTGGCTTAATGTAGGTAAGATTGTAAATACACATGGAATAAGAGGGGAAGTTCGAGTCATTTCCAGGACTGATTTTCCTGAAGAACGCTACAAGATCGGTAATACGTTATACGTGGAAATGGGAACTGAGCATGTACCTGTAACGATTGAAACGCACAGAAAGCATAAGCAGTTTGATCTTTTGACGTTCGAGAATCTGCATAATATAAATGACGTAGAACGTTTTAAGGGGAATCTTCTTAAAGTACCTAAAGATCAATCTGTTTCTTTAGATGAAGGTGAGTTTTTTTACCACGATATTATAGGCTGTTCTGTTTTCACAGTTGAAGGCGAAGAGCTTGGGAAAGTGAAAGAAATCTTATCGCCTGGCGCAAACGATGTATGGGTCGTGAAAAGAAAAGGATTTGGTTCAGATATTCTAATTCCATATATTCCATCCGTCGTAAAAACAGTTGATATTAAGGAAGCAAAGATAATTATCGAACCATTGGAAGGGTTATTCTAA
- the lepB gene encoding signal peptidase I, which translates to MARTKNETWEWIKALAAALLLAGIIRFFLFAPVVVDGQSMMPNLHDGDRLIVSKFSYIIGDPKRFDIVVFHATEEKDYIKRVIGLPGDTIESKNDILYVNGKKVKEEYLEAYKKKTKDGNFTYDFTLLEVTGKKEVPQGQLFVLGDNRRNSSDSRNIGTVDDDNILGKASFRFWPLSDIGFVK; encoded by the coding sequence ATGGCACGTACAAAAAACGAAACGTGGGAATGGATTAAAGCATTAGCGGCAGCCTTATTATTAGCAGGGATCATCAGATTTTTCCTGTTTGCACCAGTCGTGGTTGATGGACAATCCATGATGCCTAATCTGCATGATGGAGATCGATTAATAGTAAGCAAATTCTCTTATATCATTGGCGATCCAAAAAGATTTGATATTGTAGTCTTTCATGCAACTGAAGAAAAAGATTACATAAAACGAGTTATCGGTTTACCTGGAGACACGATCGAATCCAAAAACGATATACTCTATGTGAATGGTAAAAAAGTAAAAGAAGAATATTTAGAAGCGTATAAAAAGAAAACGAAAGACGGAAACTTCACTTATGATTTCACGTTGCTTGAGGTGACTGGCAAGAAAGAGGTACCTCAAGGTCAATTATTTGTTTTAGGTGATAATCGCCGTAACTCCAGTGACAGCCGAAATATTGGAACAGTGGATGACGATAATATATTAGGTAAAGCCTCATTCCGTTTCTGGCCGTTGTCGGATATTGGATTTGTAAAGTAG
- the ylqF gene encoding ribosome biogenesis GTPase YlqF, producing MTIQWFPGHMAKARREITEKLKMIDVVFELVDARIPLASRNPMIDEILGQKPRIVLLNKADLADQKVTAMWESYFSDKGIPSLAINSKDGKGIKAIEPLAHELVKEKFDKMRAKGIVKPRAVRALIVGIPNVGKSTIINRMAGKNIAVTGDKPGVTKKQQWIKAGKTLELLDTPGILWPKFEDQTIGLKLAVTGAIKETLFDFTEVVLFAIKYLKEHYEERLVERYKLSDIPEDSMLLFEEIGKKRGCMMSGGEVDLEKTAEIVLRDLRAEKLGRLSYERPDTV from the coding sequence ATGACCATTCAATGGTTTCCTGGACATATGGCTAAAGCGCGCCGGGAGATAACTGAAAAACTTAAAATGATCGATGTGGTATTTGAGCTAGTAGACGCTCGAATACCTCTTGCATCTAGAAACCCCATGATTGATGAAATTCTTGGACAGAAGCCGCGTATCGTTCTTTTAAATAAAGCAGATCTGGCTGATCAAAAAGTAACGGCAATGTGGGAGAGTTATTTTTCTGATAAAGGTATTCCATCTCTTGCGATTAACTCGAAGGATGGAAAAGGAATTAAAGCGATAGAACCGTTAGCACATGAACTCGTGAAAGAAAAATTTGATAAGATGAGAGCAAAAGGCATCGTTAAACCGAGAGCAGTAAGAGCTTTAATCGTTGGGATACCGAACGTAGGAAAGTCAACGATCATCAATCGTATGGCTGGTAAGAATATTGCTGTAACAGGAGATAAGCCTGGCGTAACAAAAAAGCAGCAGTGGATAAAAGCGGGTAAGACATTAGAATTATTGGATACCCCTGGAATACTATGGCCGAAATTTGAAGATCAGACGATAGGTTTGAAATTAGCGGTAACTGGTGCGATTAAAGAAACGCTTTTTGATTTTACAGAAGTGGTACTATTCGCCATTAAATATCTAAAAGAGCACTACGAAGAGCGCCTCGTTGAACGCTACAAATTGTCTGACATACCAGAGGATTCTATGCTTCTATTTGAAGAAATTGGTAAGAAACGCGGCTGTATGATGAGCGGCGGAGAAGTAGATCTTGAAAAGACAGCAGAAATCGTTCTGCGGGATCTTCGTGCAGAAAAATTAGGACGTTTATCTTATGAACGCCCTGATACTGTATAA